The following are encoded in a window of Solidesulfovibrio magneticus RS-1 genomic DNA:
- a CDS encoding HupE/UreJ family protein yields MTRHLIALAVAAVVLAGLLAAPTPAHAHETRPAVLELRQTAPERFDVLWRTPLYEGQRLPFVLRLPDGAKQISPPIVMSLPDWHLESWRIAAPGGLVGKRILFSGHDATTAGVVVRYFGLDGRESSAVVTPDKDGLTLAGQGSAGADFTDAVALGLRHIGYGIDHLLFVLGLVCLARGGWRLVETVTAFTVAHSLTLAAAALGWVSLRAEPVNAVVALSILFLGPEMVRQLRGQSSLAIRRPAAVAFAFGLLHGLGFAGGLSGFGLSREALIATLLGFNLGVEIGQLAFVAALLAVAASFARLGMSWPAWAGYAPAYVVGTAGAYLTIARTAVMLDI; encoded by the coding sequence ATGACGCGACATCTTATCGCACTGGCCGTTGCCGCCGTCGTCCTGGCTGGCCTGCTGGCCGCGCCGACTCCCGCCCACGCCCACGAGACCCGGCCGGCCGTGCTGGAACTGCGCCAGACCGCTCCCGAACGCTTTGACGTGTTGTGGCGCACGCCGCTCTATGAAGGCCAACGTCTGCCCTTTGTCCTGCGTCTGCCCGACGGCGCGAAGCAAATAAGCCCGCCCATCGTCATGAGCCTGCCGGACTGGCATCTGGAATCCTGGCGCATCGCCGCGCCGGGCGGGTTGGTGGGCAAGCGCATCCTATTTTCCGGCCACGACGCCACCACGGCCGGGGTGGTGGTGCGCTATTTCGGGCTGGACGGCCGGGAGTCCTCGGCCGTGGTCACCCCGGACAAGGACGGCCTGACCCTGGCCGGCCAGGGCTCGGCCGGCGCGGACTTCACCGATGCCGTGGCCCTGGGCCTGCGCCACATCGGCTACGGCATCGACCATCTGCTCTTTGTGCTGGGCTTGGTCTGTCTGGCCCGGGGCGGCTGGCGGCTGGTGGAGACGGTGACGGCTTTTACCGTGGCCCACAGCCTGACCCTGGCCGCCGCCGCCTTGGGGTGGGTCAGCCTGCGCGCCGAGCCGGTCAACGCCGTGGTGGCGCTCAGCATCCTTTTCCTTGGCCCGGAGATGGTGCGGCAGCTGCGCGGCCAGTCGAGTCTGGCCATCCGTCGGCCGGCGGCGGTGGCCTTTGCCTTCGGCCTGCTCCACGGCCTGGGTTTTGCCGGCGGCTTGTCCGGGTTTGGACTTTCCCGGGAGGCCCTGATTGCGACTCTGCTCGGCTTCAACCTCGGCGTGGAAATCGGCCAACTCGCCTTTGTGGCCGCCCTCCTGGCCGTGGCCGCCTCCTTTGCCCGGCTGGGCATGTCCTGGCCGGCCTGGGCCGGCTATGCTCCTGCCTATGTGGTCGGCACGGCCGGGGCCTACCTCACCATCGCCCGAACCGCCGTCATGTTGGATATATGA
- a CDS encoding helix-turn-helix domain-containing protein has product MSVKKLGDRIRTYRERQEMSREELSRRTGLSVEFLTALEEEDVTPSIGPLLKIALALGQRLGTFMDDAVDSDICLTCCAERGADDAILRKARGKRASYKYHSLGAAKTDRHMEPFFIEIYPDEEAAAEKPLSSHEGEEFIVVVSGELEVIVGPDRHVLGAGDSVYFNSVVPHYVGCGNAPKTDIYAVLYIPQ; this is encoded by the coding sequence ATGAGCGTCAAAAAGCTTGGTGATCGCATCCGCACGTACCGGGAACGGCAGGAAATGTCGCGCGAGGAACTGTCGCGCCGCACCGGTCTTTCCGTGGAATTCCTCACCGCCCTGGAGGAAGAGGACGTAACCCCGTCCATCGGTCCCCTGCTCAAGATCGCCCTGGCCCTGGGACAGCGTCTGGGCACCTTCATGGACGACGCCGTGGACAGCGACATCTGCCTGACCTGCTGCGCCGAGCGCGGGGCTGACGACGCCATACTGCGCAAGGCCCGGGGCAAGCGGGCCAGCTACAAATACCATTCCCTGGGCGCGGCCAAGACCGACCGCCACATGGAGCCTTTTTTCATCGAGATCTACCCCGACGAGGAAGCGGCGGCCGAAAAGCCCCTGTCCTCCCACGAGGGCGAGGAATTCATCGTGGTGGTTTCCGGAGAGCTGGAAGTCATCGTCGGCCCGGACCGCCATGTCCTTGGGGCCGGCGACTCGGTCTACTTCAATTCGGTGGTGCCCCACTACGTGGGCTGCGGCAACGCGCCCAAGACCGACATCTACGCTGTCCTTTACATCCCGCAGTAG
- a CDS encoding peptidyl-prolyl cis-trans isomerase — protein MRMDVSSGLWARALREPLTHFLVLGALLFALGTYGRPSGPTAVVEGAAIVVTDEDVRQLAGLWRMQWGREPTPAELRRLADEQVREEVLVREALAAGLEAQDILVRRRLAALAAARLEQGISLPEPSEAELRALYEADPVAFAPVAELTFRQSAYSDRARGGRAKEEAIQARDALSGQNAAAGQGLGDHTELPERSENVTPAEAAALFGDAFAAALTTLPVGSWQGPLATLGDWHLVFVEAARRGPPPPFEAARPAVAEAWKRGRLEAERRQAYAAALARYTVLLPPSVAGDRP, from the coding sequence ATGCGAATGGATGTTTCGTCGGGGCTTTGGGCGCGGGCGCTGCGCGAGCCGTTGACCCATTTTCTGGTGCTTGGCGCATTGCTTTTTGCCCTGGGGACGTATGGCCGGCCGTCCGGGCCGACAGCCGTTGTCGAGGGCGCGGCCATCGTCGTAACAGACGAGGATGTGCGCCAGTTGGCCGGGCTGTGGCGGATGCAGTGGGGCCGGGAGCCGACGCCCGCCGAACTGCGCCGGCTGGCCGACGAGCAGGTGCGCGAGGAAGTGCTCGTGCGCGAGGCCCTGGCCGCCGGCCTGGAGGCCCAGGACATCCTGGTCCGCCGCCGGTTGGCCGCCCTGGCCGCCGCCCGGCTGGAGCAGGGGATCAGCCTGCCCGAGCCCAGCGAGGCCGAACTGCGCGCCCTGTACGAGGCCGATCCGGTCGCCTTTGCGCCGGTCGCCGAGCTGACCTTCCGCCAGAGCGCCTATTCCGACCGCGCCCGGGGTGGCCGGGCCAAGGAAGAGGCCATCCAGGCCCGCGATGCGCTCTCCGGCCAGAATGCCGCCGCCGGCCAGGGCCTGGGCGATCACACCGAACTGCCCGAGCGCTCCGAAAACGTGACCCCGGCCGAGGCGGCGGCTCTTTTCGGCGACGCCTTCGCCGCCGCGCTCACCACCTTGCCGGTCGGTTCCTGGCAGGGGCCGCTGGCCACCCTGGGCGACTGGCATCTGGTCTTTGTCGAAGCGGCCCGGCGTGGCCCGCCGCCGCCTTTCGAGGCGGCTCGGCCGGCTGTGGCCGAGGCCTGGAAGCGCGGTCGCCTGGAAGCCGAGCGGCGGCAAGCCTACGCGGCCGCGCTGGCCCGTTATACGGTCCTGCTGCCGCCGTCCGTGGCCGGGGACCGGCCATGA
- a CDS encoding AMP-binding protein, with protein MPVAKLRPKSYRELLETFSIAVPENYNFAFDFLDAEAAQDPTRPAMIHIGPDGTRRDLDLAYFSKESARMANAFKAAGLAKGDKVMIILYRRVEWWVTMLALHKLGAVPVPSPNLLTPHDIDFRVNYAGIKAVVAEDSVVDRVEAARAACPTLTVCVQVGASPLPAGWLDYETIRAAAAEDFPRTAEAPGGDDSLLIFFSSGTTGMPKMVEHSHAYPLGHLTTGVYWHNLEPGDVHLTLADTGWGKAVWGKFYGQWMAGATVFTWDFRGKFVPSELLDVMTAHKVTSFCAPPTVYRFLIREDLKKYDLSALRYCTTAGELLNDGVFRAWKEITGLSIYEGYGQTETCLQLATFPCMTPKPGSIGRPTPGWNVVILDEEGKPCPAGVEGEICLKLEDGKNLGLFTGYLQEPAKTASVMVDGYYHTGDKAWMDEDGYFWFLGRTDDLIKSSGYRIGPFEVESALITHKAVVEAAVTGVPDPVRGQAVKATVVLAPGYTGSPELAKELQEHVKKETAPYKYPRIIDFVAELPKTISGKIKRAEIRAKDESREI; from the coding sequence ATGCCTGTCGCCAAACTGCGACCCAAATCCTACCGTGAGCTGCTCGAGACATTTTCCATCGCTGTGCCCGAGAACTATAATTTCGCCTTCGATTTTCTCGACGCCGAGGCCGCCCAGGACCCGACCCGGCCGGCCATGATCCACATCGGCCCGGACGGAACCCGGCGCGATCTTGATCTGGCCTATTTCAGCAAGGAATCGGCCCGCATGGCCAATGCCTTCAAGGCCGCGGGACTCGCCAAGGGCGACAAGGTGATGATCATCCTCTACCGCCGGGTGGAGTGGTGGGTCACCATGCTGGCCCTGCACAAGCTCGGGGCCGTGCCCGTGCCCTCGCCCAACCTGCTCACCCCCCACGACATCGATTTCCGGGTCAACTACGCCGGCATCAAGGCCGTGGTGGCCGAGGATTCCGTGGTCGACCGGGTGGAAGCGGCCCGGGCCGCCTGCCCGACCCTGACCGTGTGCGTCCAGGTCGGCGCGTCTCCGCTGCCGGCCGGCTGGCTCGACTACGAAACCATCCGCGCCGCCGCCGCCGAGGATTTCCCCCGCACCGCCGAGGCCCCGGGCGGCGACGATTCGCTGCTCATCTTCTTCTCCTCCGGCACCACCGGCATGCCCAAGATGGTGGAGCACAGCCACGCCTATCCCCTGGGCCACCTCACCACCGGCGTCTACTGGCACAACCTGGAGCCCGGCGACGTCCACCTCACCCTGGCCGACACCGGCTGGGGCAAGGCCGTGTGGGGCAAGTTCTACGGCCAGTGGATGGCCGGAGCCACGGTCTTCACCTGGGATTTCCGGGGCAAGTTCGTGCCCTCCGAGCTTCTCGACGTCATGACCGCCCACAAGGTGACCTCCTTTTGCGCCCCGCCCACGGTCTACCGGTTCCTCATCCGCGAGGACCTCAAGAAGTACGACCTCTCGGCGCTGCGCTACTGCACCACCGCCGGCGAACTCTTAAACGACGGCGTGTTCCGGGCCTGGAAGGAAATCACCGGCCTTTCCATCTACGAAGGCTACGGCCAGACCGAAACCTGCCTGCAACTGGCCACTTTCCCCTGCATGACGCCCAAACCCGGCTCCATCGGCCGGCCTACCCCGGGCTGGAACGTGGTCATCCTCGACGAGGAAGGCAAACCCTGCCCGGCCGGGGTGGAGGGCGAAATCTGCCTCAAGCTCGAAGACGGCAAGAACCTGGGCCTGTTCACCGGCTACCTCCAGGAACCGGCCAAAACCGCCAGCGTCATGGTCGACGGCTACTACCATACCGGCGACAAGGCTTGGATGGACGAAGACGGGTACTTCTGGTTCCTGGGCCGCACCGACGACCTCATCAAGTCCAGCGGCTACCGCATCGGACCCTTCGAGGTCGAAAGCGCGCTCATCACCCACAAGGCCGTGGTCGAGGCCGCCGTCACCGGCGTGCCCGATCCCGTGCGCGGCCAGGCCGTCAAGGCCACGGTCGTCCTGGCTCCCGGTTACACCGGCTCCCCGGAATTGGCCAAGGAACTGCAAGAGCACGTGAAAAAGGAAACCGCGCCCTACAAGTACCCGCGCATCATTGATTTCGTCGCCGAGCTGCCCAAGACCATCAGCGGCAAGATCAAACGCGCCGAGATCCGCGCCAAGGACGAAAGTCGGGAAATATAA
- a CDS encoding HupE/UreJ family protein produces the protein MMPSRAIAAGLAVLTFLLGRAEPALAHLVSADVGDFYAGLLHPLTSWEHLLPLAGLAFLAAQSGRGGGRLAVCLLPLALVVGVCGGALWPLPRAAAGLAGLWLAVCGVLAAWPGPCRPALVGLCAAGLGVALGWRGGADWAVSRAGWQFVPGVAACGFLLTALGAAWLPRLEGGWRGKARGALGLALTLAGLLLAFRGVMGEGGAAGLGQFAGWLDGGRVGDFLKQPTASPWTLAGVLAGAMAWGGVHALTPGHGKALVGAYLVGARGTWRHAVWLGLTVAVTHTAGVFLLGGAAVLAADEAGRERMLPWLALASGLGMCAVGGTMAARGLWRLSGRAGEERAHSHGGLTHSHGGLPHSHGGTSHSHGGVAGGQDEALHNHGGPAHSHGGGTYSQVGGTSEPVGWRNLLALGVAGGLVPCPSALALMLAAIALGRPGLGLVLCAAFGLGLAGVLTGVGLLCLAGVRFLGDSGRLGRAAHWLPLVGAGLIAAIGALAAWEALAVLIS, from the coding sequence ATGATGCCGTCACGCGCTATTGCCGCCGGTCTGGCCGTTTTGACGTTCCTGCTTGGCCGGGCCGAGCCGGCCCTGGCCCATCTGGTCAGCGCCGACGTGGGCGATTTCTACGCCGGCCTGCTCCATCCCCTGACCTCCTGGGAGCATTTGCTCCCCCTGGCCGGGCTGGCCTTTCTGGCTGCCCAGTCCGGGCGCGGCGGCGGCCGGCTGGCCGTTTGCCTGCTTCCCCTGGCCCTGGTTGTCGGCGTCTGCGGCGGCGCGCTCTGGCCGCTGCCCCGGGCCGCCGCCGGACTGGCCGGACTTTGGCTGGCCGTTTGCGGCGTGTTGGCCGCATGGCCCGGGCCTTGCCGTCCCGCCCTGGTCGGCCTGTGCGCCGCCGGCCTCGGCGTGGCTCTGGGCTGGCGCGGCGGGGCGGACTGGGCCGTCTCCCGGGCCGGCTGGCAGTTCGTGCCGGGCGTTGCGGCCTGCGGCTTTTTGCTGACGGCCCTGGGCGCGGCCTGGCTGCCGCGCCTGGAGGGCGGCTGGCGGGGGAAGGCGCGTGGGGCGCTGGGTCTGGCCTTGACACTGGCCGGCCTGCTGCTGGCTTTTCGCGGCGTCATGGGAGAGGGCGGCGCGGCCGGCCTGGGGCAGTTCGCCGGCTGGCTGGACGGCGGACGGGTGGGCGATTTCCTCAAGCAGCCCACCGCCTCGCCCTGGACCCTGGCCGGTGTCCTGGCCGGGGCCATGGCCTGGGGCGGGGTTCATGCCCTCACTCCCGGCCACGGCAAGGCCCTGGTCGGGGCCTATCTGGTCGGCGCGCGGGGCACTTGGCGTCATGCCGTCTGGCTGGGACTGACCGTGGCCGTCACCCATACGGCGGGCGTTTTTCTTCTGGGCGGCGCGGCCGTGCTGGCCGCCGACGAGGCGGGACGGGAGCGGATGCTTCCCTGGCTGGCCCTGGCCTCGGGCCTGGGCATGTGCGCCGTGGGCGGGACCATGGCCGCGCGCGGCCTCTGGCGGCTTAGCGGCCGGGCAGGGGAGGAGCGGGCGCACAGCCATGGGGGCCTGACTCACAGCCATGGCGGCTTGCCCCATTCCCACGGAGGAACGTCCCATAGCCACGGCGGCGTCGCAGGCGGACAAGACGAGGCGCTGCACAACCACGGCGGGCCGGCCCACAGCCATGGAGGAGGGACGTACAGCCAGGTCGGCGGAACCTCCGAACCGGTCGGCTGGCGCAATTTGCTGGCCCTGGGCGTGGCCGGCGGGTTGGTCCCGTGCCCGTCGGCCCTGGCCCTGATGCTGGCCGCCATCGCCCTGGGGCGGCCGGGGTTGGGGCTGGTGCTGTGCGCGGCCTTTGGTCTGGGGTTGGCCGGCGTGCTGACCGGAGTGGGCCTTTTGTGTCTGGCCGGGGTGCGGTTTCTGGGCGACTCGGGCCGGCTGGGCCGGGCGGCGCATTGGCTGCCCCTGGTCGGGGCCGGGCTTATCGCCGCCATCGGCGCGCTGGCCGCCTGGGAAGCGCTGGCCGTGCTCATTTCCTGA
- a CDS encoding IS110 family transposase: MAADCFIGIDVSKETLAVHTLPDGNDFQFVNDPDGIKAICRKFSKFRPKLIIIEATGGLQIPVATALSLKKFPVVVINPRQARDFARAKGRLAKTDKIDAEILALFGKQMEPEVRPLKDEQAQEMSSLMSRRNQLIRMLVMEKNRFTRAYGSVRADIEKNIDWLEERLSEIDTHLGTVVRASPIWRERDNLLRSVPGVGDVLSRSLLSNLPELGTLNRREIAALVGVAPLNCDSGKRRGKRRVWGGRSDVRSVLYMAVLSAKKYNPVIRDFYNRLKEAGKPHKVAAVASMRKLITILNAMVRSGQPWGQYAHAA; this comes from the coding sequence ATGGCTGCTGACTGTTTCATCGGAATTGATGTCTCTAAGGAAACTCTTGCTGTCCACACGCTTCCTGACGGAAATGACTTTCAATTTGTTAACGACCCCGATGGTATAAAAGCTATCTGCAGGAAATTTTCAAAATTTCGTCCAAAGCTTATTATCATCGAGGCGACTGGCGGCCTTCAAATTCCTGTTGCCACGGCATTGAGTCTCAAGAAATTCCCCGTTGTAGTCATCAATCCCCGCCAGGCTCGGGATTTTGCGCGAGCTAAAGGACGGCTGGCTAAAACAGACAAGATTGACGCTGAGATTCTTGCTCTTTTTGGCAAGCAGATGGAGCCTGAAGTACGCCCTCTGAAGGACGAGCAAGCGCAAGAAATGAGTTCGCTAATGTCCAGGCGCAACCAACTCATTCGAATGCTTGTCATGGAAAAAAATCGTTTTACTCGTGCTTATGGCTCGGTAAGAGCAGATATAGAGAAGAATATTGACTGGCTTGAGGAACGATTGTCTGAGATCGACACGCATCTTGGCACAGTAGTACGAGCGAGTCCGATTTGGCGTGAGCGAGACAATTTGCTCCGGAGCGTCCCTGGAGTCGGAGATGTCCTATCAAGGTCGCTCCTTTCCAATCTGCCTGAGCTTGGAACGTTGAATCGTCGGGAGATCGCTGCTCTTGTTGGGGTTGCCCCTTTGAATTGTGACAGCGGAAAGCGTCGAGGAAAACGTCGTGTATGGGGAGGTCGAAGTGATGTTCGATCTGTATTATATATGGCTGTCTTGTCAGCTAAAAAATACAATCCCGTCATACGTGATTTTTACAATCGCCTCAAGGAAGCCGGCAAACCACATAAAGTCGCCGCAGTTGCTTCGATGCGAAAGTTGATAACGATTTTGAATGCAATGGTGCGATCCGGGCAACCGTGGGGACAGTACGCACACGCGGCGTAG
- a CDS encoding DUF485 domain-containing protein, with protein sequence MQPDHAPPAAHAPDAGQFSALVRKRWTVSLTLTALMLSIYYGFIIILAFRPDIFAERVGQRLTLGIPVGLGVILASWLLTGLYVRWANDDYDSTVNTIKRAMRENQG encoded by the coding sequence ATGCAACCAGACCACGCCCCGCCCGCCGCCCACGCCCCGGACGCCGGCCAGTTTTCCGCCCTCGTGCGCAAACGCTGGACCGTCTCCCTGACCCTGACCGCGCTCATGCTGTCCATTTACTACGGCTTCATCATCATCCTGGCCTTTCGCCCCGACATCTTCGCCGAACGCGTCGGCCAGCGCCTGACGCTCGGCATCCCGGTGGGCCTTGGCGTCATCCTGGCCTCCTGGCTGCTCACCGGCCTGTACGTGCGCTGGGCCAACGACGACTACGACAGCACCGTGAACACCATCAAACGCGCCATGCGGGAGAACCAGGGATGA
- a CDS encoding potassium channel family protein produces the protein MERARLYVFAAVFFGVVLIGTLGFMRVEGLTALDALYFSVVTVATVGYGDIHPVTPMGKLLAMALILSGGGTFFGILAAAAEMFLGRREKRLRAEKLDMLIGLFFSQVGSTLVRRLIRADAGASALRESCDVSLRWTKENFKKAEGILKNYHYDLDMAAIDLPAMGKLLAANSEFLVRLLEHPNILEHETFTSLLQAVFHLKEELAHRPKLDALPDCDREHLRLDLRRIYSQILLQWLHYLDHIKDNYPYFFSFQCRVTPFLASEDATVCT, from the coding sequence ATGGAACGAGCCCGCCTGTACGTCTTTGCCGCCGTGTTTTTCGGGGTGGTGCTCATCGGCACCCTGGGGTTCATGCGGGTGGAAGGCCTGACCGCCCTGGACGCCTTGTATTTCAGCGTCGTCACCGTGGCCACGGTCGGCTACGGCGACATCCACCCGGTCACGCCCATGGGCAAGTTGCTGGCCATGGCGCTCATTCTTTCCGGCGGTGGCACGTTCTTCGGCATCCTGGCGGCGGCGGCCGAGATGTTTTTGGGACGGCGGGAAAAACGGCTTCGGGCTGAAAAGCTTGACATGCTCATCGGGCTTTTTTTCAGCCAGGTCGGTTCCACCCTGGTGCGTCGGCTCATCCGGGCCGACGCCGGGGCCTCGGCCCTGCGGGAAAGCTGCGACGTCTCGCTGCGCTGGACCAAGGAAAACTTCAAGAAAGCCGAAGGGATTCTCAAGAACTACCATTACGATCTCGATATGGCCGCCATCGACCTGCCTGCCATGGGCAAGCTGTTGGCCGCCAATTCCGAATTTCTCGTGCGTCTGCTGGAGCACCCCAACATCCTGGAGCACGAGACCTTCACCTCGCTCTTGCAGGCTGTTTTCCACCTCAAGGAAGAATTGGCCCATCGCCCCAAGCTCGACGCGCTGCCGGACTGCGACCGGGAGCATCTGCGTTTGGACTTAAGGCGCATCTATTCCCAGATCCTCCTGCAATGGCTCCATTATCTCGACCACATCAAGGACAACTACCCGTATTTCTTTTCCTTCCAATGTCGGGTCACGCCGTTTCTGGCCAGTGAAGACGCCACCGTGTGCACCTAG
- a CDS encoding helix-turn-helix domain-containing protein: MSKEIGPVREIAMRLRGLREATGMTAQALAEATGVTAADVAAYETGNKEIPVSYLYEVAKACGADLTALLTGDDAHLMNYSLVPSGQGLSVDRRKAYKYQALAYRFHKPHMEPFIVTVPPKAESEMEFNRHLGEEFIYMLRGRLEVRLGEDVVVLEPHDSLYFSSRTPHAMRGLDGEPAEFLDVII; this comes from the coding sequence ATGAGCAAGGAGATCGGACCGGTCCGGGAGATCGCCATGCGCCTTCGCGGCCTGCGCGAGGCGACCGGCATGACGGCCCAGGCCCTGGCCGAGGCCACCGGCGTCACAGCCGCCGACGTCGCGGCCTACGAGACCGGCAACAAGGAAATTCCCGTCAGCTACCTCTACGAGGTCGCCAAGGCCTGCGGCGCGGACCTGACCGCGCTGTTAACCGGCGACGATGCCCACCTCATGAATTATTCCCTGGTGCCGTCCGGCCAGGGGCTGTCCGTGGACCGGCGCAAGGCCTACAAGTACCAGGCTTTGGCCTACCGTTTCCACAAGCCCCACATGGAGCCGTTCATCGTCACCGTGCCGCCCAAGGCCGAGTCCGAGATGGAATTTAACCGCCACCTGGGCGAGGAATTCATCTACATGCTGCGCGGCCGGCTGGAAGTGCGCCTGGGCGAGGACGTCGTGGTCCTTGAACCCCACGACAGCCTGTATTTTTCCTCCCGCACCCCCCACGCCATGCGCGGCCTCGACGGTGAACCGGCCGAGTTTTTGGACGTCATTATCTAG
- a CDS encoding sodium:solute symporter family transporter — MNTFTSTIGQPNATSIIFFFVFIAATLVITYYAARRSRSASQFYAAGRSVTGWQNGLALAGDYMSAASFLGIAGLVSLKGYDGLIYSIGFLVGWPIIMFLIAEPLRNLGKYTFADVVAYRLSQKPVRVAASIGSLLTVCFYLIAQMVGSGSLIKMMFGLPYETAIIIVGAVMIAYVLFGGMLATTWVQIIKAVLLLAGATVMVLMALSRFNFDVTALFGAAAATYGEKVLNPGGLVANPLDAVSLGIALMFGTAGLPHILMRFYTVPDAKAARKSVFYATGLIGYFYILTFIIGFASMVLVGRDVIVKMDAGGNMAALLLAEVTGGTVFLGFIAAVAFATILAVVAGLTLAGATTLSHDLYANVFRAGRSTEENEMKVAKRATIGLGVAAVLLGLAFKGQNVAFMVGLAFAIAASANFPALILSILWKGTSTFGATASIVAGAVAAVGLIVLSPTVWVDILGNAAPIFPWKNPALVSMPFAFLVGWLGSVLVPDARAQSLYAAQQIRNYLGVGAE, encoded by the coding sequence ATGAACACGTTTACCAGCACCATCGGCCAGCCCAACGCCACCTCCATCATCTTCTTCTTCGTCTTCATCGCCGCCACCCTGGTCATCACCTATTACGCCGCCCGGCGCAGCCGCTCGGCCTCCCAGTTCTACGCCGCCGGCCGCTCGGTGACCGGCTGGCAAAACGGCCTGGCGCTGGCCGGCGACTACATGTCCGCCGCCTCGTTTCTGGGCATCGCCGGCCTGGTGTCGCTCAAGGGCTACGACGGCCTCATCTATTCCATCGGCTTTCTGGTCGGCTGGCCCATCATCATGTTTCTCATCGCCGAACCCCTGCGCAACCTCGGCAAATACACCTTTGCCGACGTGGTGGCCTACCGTCTTTCCCAAAAACCCGTCCGCGTGGCCGCTTCGATCGGCTCGCTTTTGACCGTGTGCTTCTACCTCATCGCCCAAATGGTGGGCTCGGGGTCACTTATCAAGATGATGTTCGGCCTGCCCTATGAGACGGCCATCATCATTGTGGGCGCGGTCATGATCGCCTACGTGCTCTTCGGCGGGATGCTCGCCACCACCTGGGTGCAGATCATCAAGGCCGTGCTGCTTCTGGCCGGAGCCACGGTCATGGTGCTCATGGCCCTGTCCCGGTTCAACTTCGACGTGACGGCGCTTTTCGGCGCGGCGGCCGCCACCTACGGTGAGAAAGTGCTCAATCCCGGCGGGCTGGTGGCCAATCCCCTGGACGCCGTGTCCCTTGGCATCGCGCTCATGTTCGGCACCGCCGGGCTGCCCCACATCCTTATGCGCTTCTACACCGTGCCCGACGCCAAGGCCGCCCGCAAATCCGTGTTCTACGCCACCGGGCTTATCGGCTACTTCTACATCCTCACCTTCATCATCGGTTTTGCCTCCATGGTGCTCGTGGGCCGCGACGTCATCGTCAAGATGGACGCCGGCGGCAACATGGCCGCGCTGCTCCTGGCCGAAGTGACCGGCGGCACGGTGTTTCTCGGGTTCATCGCGGCGGTCGCCTTCGCCACCATCCTGGCCGTGGTGGCCGGACTGACCCTGGCCGGAGCCACGACGCTGTCCCACGACCTCTACGCCAACGTGTTTAGGGCCGGCCGCTCCACCGAGGAAAACGAGATGAAGGTGGCCAAGCGGGCGACCATCGGCCTTGGCGTGGCCGCCGTCCTGCTTGGCCTGGCCTTCAAGGGCCAAAACGTGGCCTTCATGGTGGGCTTGGCCTTTGCCATCGCCGCCAGCGCCAACTTCCCGGCGCTCATCCTCTCCATCCTCTGGAAGGGGACCAGCACCTTCGGCGCCACGGCCAGCATCGTGGCCGGGGCCGTGGCCGCCGTGGGGCTCATTGTCCTGTCGCCCACGGTCTGGGTGGACATCCTCGGCAACGCCGCCCCCATCTTCCCCTGGAAGAACCCGGCCCTGGTGTCCATGCCCTTTGCCTTCCTGGTCGGCTGGCTCGGTTCGGTGCTGGTTCCCGACGCCCGGGCCCAGTCCCTCTACGCCGCCCAGCAGATCCGCAACTATCTGGGCGTGGGCGCGGAGTGA